A region of Dermochelys coriacea isolate rDerCor1 chromosome 1, rDerCor1.pri.v4, whole genome shotgun sequence DNA encodes the following proteins:
- the TEX29 gene encoding testis-expressed protein 29 isoform X1, translating into MFVALFLVFCFFVVCELPLYEICSENVSRVQCSGLGCCFHKQICYRKAVPSYMQVFIVLILLIMGSFILFVFHSFLVEKRRRKNMSRQKNVPELYPTATYFNEEDKQQQERKISSDDSKMLSKVPYCQQRTPKSTTVVP; encoded by the exons ATGTTTGTTGCTTtatttttagtgttttgtttttttgtagtaTGTGAGCTTCCTCTTTATGAAATATGTTCCGAAAATGTGTCAAGAGTCCAGTGTTCAGGATTAGGATGTTGCTTCCATAAACAAATTTGCTACAGGAAAGCGGTGCCAT CATACATGCAAGTGTTCATCGTCTTGATACTACTCATCATGGGAtccttcattttatttgtatttcacag CTTTCTGGTagagaagaggagaagaaagaacatGAGTCGACAGAAAAATGTGCCAGAACTATATCCCACTGCTACTTATTTTAATGAAGAAGACAAGCAAcaacaggaaagaaaaattagCTCTGATGATTCAAAAA tgCTCTCAAAGGTGCCTTATTGTCAGCAACGGACACCGAAATCCACTACTGTGGTGCCATAG
- the TEX29 gene encoding testis-expressed protein 29 isoform X2, which produces MFVALFLVFCFFVVCELPLYEICSENVSRVQCSGLGCCFHKQICYRKAVPSYMQVFIVLILLIMGSFILFVFHSFLVEKRRRKNMSRQKNVPELYPTATYFNEEDKQQQERKISSDDSKSKS; this is translated from the exons ATGTTTGTTGCTTtatttttagtgttttgtttttttgtagtaTGTGAGCTTCCTCTTTATGAAATATGTTCCGAAAATGTGTCAAGAGTCCAGTGTTCAGGATTAGGATGTTGCTTCCATAAACAAATTTGCTACAGGAAAGCGGTGCCAT CATACATGCAAGTGTTCATCGTCTTGATACTACTCATCATGGGAtccttcattttatttgtatttcacag CTTTCTGGTagagaagaggagaagaaagaacatGAGTCGACAGAAAAATGTGCCAGAACTATATCCCACTGCTACTTATTTTAATGAAGAAGACAAGCAAcaacaggaaagaaaaattagCTCTGATGATTCAAAAA GTAAAAGTTAA